A single region of the Vanacampus margaritifer isolate UIUO_Vmar chromosome 13, RoL_Vmar_1.0, whole genome shotgun sequence genome encodes:
- the LOC144062102 gene encoding uncharacterized protein LOC144062102 isoform X7 has protein sequence MDINKNSKWCKLRGRLHMLGYDHNLGEESAPLVEQLFSDLVHTTESLRESQRSTDKSEKESLNSDARLARENQALHLDLIMLRGEKAHVTKELKVYISKLDEDLVLLKSLNEQYLREIHSLEKDCKEKARLIRKLRRKDLNAEVQAVDGNNHAVSPPDDSDTNALFQGEVRKLKAQLENSQGHIHHLNIQIDELQETNNTLEEKLKGVRQKSSSKVAEITSKNHELCQEITVIRNLAKKLEQDKKLKLEKAEMKLQDLRVVIRKLQGVNKDLESQLNKDRTQDSDLPEEHEQESRTDHQNDIHNGFTSQEFSDRDLLKSQLGDELGHLKEQNDKFEAMVDFLAAEKSRLEVKVQKMMSVEKVLVLELEGWRNKYGICGMDRLPSRLDAFVKSLEEERNHYRQEAEHYKNVCVSNRRSSPVIKQPDHQSSKAADEIRNLREELQLIEENLQQVTKEKVTLMEKLKKMRLQREALQLNTSEELPEEEHELSEEIIQEAKKDTLEEELGQEQLQPEQRDPTTSVDDLDQKEELSLAEEETQLLTAEKDSLVEKFQKKQLLCEQDTKEISELQKRLKLAEEKIQQLTGEKDAKMKKLKQIQEQDAASSAELTNLKEELHLAKQKISQVLTSKDPIMEELNQMKQEHAKQFSEASAEISKLKKELQQAEEKLQRLISEKGSPMEEFQQKQLQYEEHDTKTSAEKLKLEKKIKEAEDKLQQVKSEKDTQMEELKKIQLEHDEQHSKTCAEIVKLEEKLRLAEETIQQATEDKDGQMEELKQKSSSNKSDENSALKEKLGLAENKIQQLTEEMDSLMKELKQKNSSITSDEISNLKEKLRLAEEKIQELNKEKDQQEVEQVQHVDPSANAAAEVLKLKENLKLAEEKIQQLTEEKAKQEVEQLQHVDSSANAAAEVLKMKENLKLAEEKIQQVTEEKDQQEVQHLQHVQASANAAAEVLKMKENLKLAEEKIQQVTEEKDKLEAEHLQQVHASANAAAEVLKMKENVKLAEEKIQQLTEEKDKQEVEKKKQVQHFGPSANASAEVLKMKENLKLAEEKIQQVTEEKDKLEAEHLQHVHASANAAAEVLKMKESLKLAEEKIQHLTEEKDKQEVEVQRSANAAAEILKMKENLKLAEEKIQQVTEEKNKLEVEHLQQVHGSANAAAEVLKMKENLKLAEEKIQQLTKEKDKQEVEKKKQLQHVDPSANSAAEVLKLKEKLRQAEEKIQQLTEEKDRQELEQLQHVDPSANSAAEVLKLKGKLRQAERKIQQLIEEKNRQELEQLQHVDASANAAAEVFKLKEKLRIAEEKIQRVTAEKNSLREQLKGGLTSPLPYGCEQEIRILELQNAIHNVEQEKLELRSQIFALRDRELDARSAALVQNAEEAARQRQAASSLRRQQQQIQDAILDLRQMLSVKNDELQAAHSQMENLKHIIESLSQQVCQHKQEAEALRISFSALCIKKDVLQEDVVTKTKRLAVLQEQLGKKLEVEQKSREREMATQKILETHQEALLRLTRDNELIIGECRRLQDDVAGVTQEKQAAQVKMEEALREREELKQRVHSYVNTVSRIESILKTKDQENLNLAERFRTACSDVQEREQRLQQLKEFIGSMRLELVSSETERQRLHEALGRKERELEQHMQDLQTYKTQVATFAHGLSTLEEEVRVLQEEKVSLLAELASVRELCVKMDSDKEISARQLLHMGMELERATTRQEDALTEAVLLKEHLASEKLAVRNMEAMLSASRQEMFQAHRVAREKEAELKALRHRLTVADNKILAHTREVTNLSEKVTQLQTKMEVLSSKVLERDALQDTPLQDISFRPLRASSPVDRPAAPRQSPPDSSNQEQELSSGPT, from the exons ATGGAtatcaacaaaaacagcaaatggtGCAAACTGAGGGGTCGCCTGCACATGCTGGGCTACGATCACAATCTTGGCGAAGAGTCTGCGCCACTtgttgaacaacttttcag TGATCTGGTCCACACCACCGAAAGCCTGCGCGAATCCCAACGATCAACAGACAAGTCGGAGAAAGAAAGCCTGAACAGTGATGCCCGCCTGGCCCGGGAAAACCAAGCGCTCCACCTTGACCTCATAATGTTGAGGGGCGAGAAGGCCCACGTGACCAAAG AGTTGAAGGTTTACATCTCGAAACTGGACGAAGACCTCGTTTTACTGAAGTCTTTGAACGAGCAGTATTTACGCGAGATCCACAGCCTGGAGAAGGACTGCAAAGAAAAGGCCAGGCTCATCCGTAAACTGCGTCGGAAAGATTTGAACGCGGAGGTGCAGGCAGTAG ATGGAAACAATCATGCTGTGTCCCCGCCTGACGATTCGGACACAAACGCCCTGTTTCAGGGGGAAGTCAGAAAATTAAAAGCACAGCTGGAAAATTCTCAAGGGCACATACATCACTTAAATATCCAA ATTGATGAACTGCAAGAGACTAATAACACACTGGAAGAGAAGCTGAAGGGAGTGCGGCAAAAGTCCTCCAGCAAAGTGGCCGAGATCACCTCCAAGAACCACGAACTGTGTCAAGAGATCACCGTCATCCGCAACCTAGCTAAGAAGCTGGAGCAGGATAAGAAGCTGAAGTTGGAAAAGGCCGAAATGAAATTGCAAGATCTGAGA GTTGTTATCCGGAAGCTACAGGGAGTCAATAAAGATTTGGAAAGTCAGCTGAATAAAGACAGAACG CAGGATTCAGATCTCCCAGAAGAACATGAACAAGAGTCGAGGACTGACCATCAGAATGACATTCACAAT GGATTTACATCTCAGGAATTTTCCGACCGGGACTTACTAAAATCCCAACTTGGAGATGAGTTGGGGCATCTAAAAGAGCAGAATGACAAATTCGAGGCAATGGTGGATTTCCTGGCGGCAGAGAAAAGCAGGCTGGAGGTCAAAGTGCAGAAGATGATGTCCGTTG AGAAAGTCTTGGTGCTGGAATTGGAGGGCTGGCGGAACAAATACGGCATTTGCGGAATGGATCGCTTGCCGTCGCGTCTGGACGCCTTCGTCAAGAGTTTGGAAGAGGAAAGGAATCATTATCGTCAGGAGGCTGAACACTATAAAAACGTTTGCGTTTCCAACAGGCGGAGCAGTCCCGTAATTAAG CAACCTGACCACCAAAGCTCAAAAGCGGCCGATGAAATTCGGAACCTGAGAGAGGAGCTCCAGCTCATAGAAGAAAACCTccagcaagtgacaaaagaaaaagtcactcTGATGGAAAAATTGAAG AAAATGCGGCTGCAGCGCGAGGCACTCCAACTAAATACGTCAGAAGAGCTCCCGGAAGAGGAGCACGAGCTGTCAGAAGAAATAATCCAAGAggcaaaaaaagacacattggAGGAGGAACTTGGG CAAGAGCAGCTGCAACCCGAGCAGCGTGACCCGACCACGTCTGTTGATGATCTGGACCAGAAAGAGGAGCTAAGCCTGGCAGAAGAAGAAACTCAGCTGTTGACAGCTGAAAAAGACTCACTCGTGGAAAAGTTTCAG AAAAAGCAGCTGCTATGTGAGCAAGACACCAAAGAAATATCCGAACTCCAGAAGCGACTCAAATTGGCAGAAGAGAAAATCCAGCAGCTGACGGGTGAAAAagatgcaaaaatgaaaaaattgaaG CAAATACAAGAGCAGGATGCAGCATCATCTGCTGAACTCACAAACCTGAAAGAAGAGCTGCACCTGGCAAAGCAAAAAATCTCACAGGTGTTGACTTCCAAAGATCCAATAATGGAGGAACTGAAT CAAATGAAGCAGGAACATGCAAAGCAATTCTCGGAGGCCTCTGCTGAAATCTCAAAACTTAAAAAGGAGCTCCAACAGGCAGAAGAAAAGCTTCAGCGGTTGATTTCTGAAAAAGGATCACCGATGGAGGAATTTCAG CAAAAGCAGCTGCAGTACGAGGAGCATGATACAAAAACATCCGCTGAGAAGTTGAAACTGGAAAAGAAGATCAAAGAGGCAGAAGACAAACTCCAGCAGGTGAAATCTGAAAAAGACACACAGATGGAAGAATTGAAG AAAATTCAGCTGGAACACGACGAGCAGCACTCAAAAACCTGTGCGGAAATCGTAAAACTGGAAGAGAAACTCAGACTGGCAGAAGAAACAATACAGCAGGCGACGGAAGACAAAGACGGACAGATGGAGGAATTGAAG CAAAAGAGCAGTTCAAATAAATCTGACGAAAACTCAGCGCTGAAAGAGAAGCTCGGActggcagaaaataaaatacagcagtTGACTGAAGAAATGGACTCACTTATGAAGGAATTGAAA CAAAAAAACAGCTCAATCACATCTGATGAAATCTCGAACCTAAAAGAGAAGCTCAGACTGGCAGAAGAAAAAATCCAAGAGTTGAACAAAGAAAAAGACCAACAGGAAGTCGAG CAGGTGCAACATGTTGATCCAAGCGCAAATGCAGCTGCTGAAGTTCTTAAATTGAAAGAGAATCTTAAACTGGCAGAAGAAAAAATTCAGCAGTTGACCGAAGAAAAAGCCAAGCAGGAAGTTGAg cagctgcaACATGTTGATTCAAGCGCAAATGCAGCTGCTGAAGTTCTTAAAATGAAAGAGAATCTTAAACTGGCAGAAGAAAAAATCCAGCAGGTGACCGAAGAAAAAGACCAACAGGAAGTCCAG CACCTGCAACATGTTCAGGCAAGCGCAAATGCTGCTGCTGAAGTTCTTAAAATGAAAGAGAATCTTAAACTGGCAGAAGAAAAAATTCAGCAGGTGACCgaagaaaaagacaaactgGAAGCTGAG CACCTGCAACAAGTTCACGCAAGCGCAAATGCAGCTGCTGAAGTTCTTAAAATGAAAGAGAATGTTAAACTGGCAGAAGAAAAAATTCAGCAGTTGACCGAAGAAAAAGACAAGCAGGAAGTTGAG aaaaaaaagcaggtgCAACATTTTGGTCCAAGCGCAAATGCATCTGCTGAAGTTCTTAAAATGAAAGAGAATCTTAAATTGGCAGAAGAAAAAATCCAGCAGGTGACCgaagaaaaagacaaactgGAAGCTGAG CACCTGCAACATGTTCACGCAAGCGCAAATGCAGCTGCTGAAGTTCTTAAAATGAAAGAGAGTCTTAAACTGGCAGAAGAAAAAATTCAGCACTTGACCGAAGAAAAAGACAAGCAAGAAGTTGAG GTTCAGAGAAGCGCAAATGCAGCTGCAGAAATTCTTAAAATGAAAGAGAATCTTAAATTGGCAGAAGAAAAAATCCAGCAGGTGAccgaagaaaaaaacaaactggaaGTTGAG CACCTGCAACAAGTTCACGGAAGCGCAAATGCAGCTGCTGAAGTTCTTAAAATGAAAGAGAATCTTAAACTGGCAGAAGAAAAAATTCAGCAGTTGACCAAAGAAAAAGACAAGCAGGAAGTTGAG aaaaaaaagcagctgcaACATGTTGACCCAAGCGCAAATTCAGCTGCTGAAGTTCTTAAACTGAAAGAGAAGCTCCGACAGGCAGAAGAAAAAATCCAGCAGTTGACAGAAGAAAAAGACAGACAGGAACTTGAG cagctgcaACATGTTGACCCAAGCGCAAATTCAGCTGCTGAAGTTCTTAAACTGAAAGGGAAGCTCAGACAGGCGGAAAGAAAAATCCAGCAGTtgatagaagaaaaaaacagacaggaACTTGAG caGCTGCAACATGTTGACGCAAGCGCAAATGCAGCTGCTGAAGTTTTTAAACTGAAAGAGAAGCTTAGAATAGCAGAAGAAAAAATCCAGCGGGTGACGGCTGAAAAAAACTCTCTGAGGGAGCAATTGAAG GGCGGCCTGACTTCCCCGCTGCCGTACGGATGTGAACAGGAAATCAGGATTCTCGAACTGCAGAATGCCATTCACAAT GTGGAGCAGGAGAAACTGGAGCTGCGTTCGCAGATTTTTGCTCTACGGGACCGTGAACTCGATGCTCGTTCTGCTGCGCTGGTGCAGAATGCGGAGGAGGCGGCGCGGCAGAGACAAGCAGCCTCAAGTCTTAG GCGGCAACAACAGCAGATTCAGGATGCAATTTTGGACCTCCGACAAATGCTGTCTGTAAAGAATGATGAGTTACAAGCCGCTCACTCCCAGATGGAAAACCTGAAACACATAATCG AGTCGCTGAGTCAGCAGGTTTGCCAGCACAAGCAGGAAGCCGAGGCTCTTCGCATTTCTTTCTCGGCGTTGTGCATAAAAAAGGACGTCCTGCAGGAGGACGTGGTGACCAAGACCAAGAGGCTGGCGGTTCTCCAGGAGCAGCTCGGCAAGAAG CTGGAGGTGGAACAGAAAAGCCGGGAGAGGGAGATGGCCACTCAGAAGATTCTGGAAACCCATCAGGAGGCACTTTTGCGACTCACAAGAGACAACGAATTGATCATCGGCGAATGCAGGAGGCTGCAGGATGACGTGGCCGGCGTGACGCAGGAGAAGCAA GCTGCACAGGTGAAGATGGAGGAGGCTTTACGTGAGCGGGAGGAGCTAAAACAGAGAGTCCATTCTTATGTCAATACGGTGTCCAGGATTGAGAGCATCTTGAAGACAAAG GACCAGGAGAACCTAAACCTTGCGGAGCGCTTCCGTACAGCCTGCTCGGACGTGCAAGAGCGGGAGCAGCGGCTGCAGCAGTTGAAGGAATTCATCGGCTCCATGCGCCTGGAGCTCGTCTCATCCGAGACGGAACGCCAGCGCCTGCACGAAGCCCTCGGGCGCAAGGAGCGAGAGCTTGAGCAG CACATGCAGGACTTGCAGACGTACAAGACGCAAGTGGCGACATTCGCCCACGGGTTGTCCACACTGGAAGAGGAGGTCCGCGTACTTCAGGAGGAGAAAGTGTCTCTCCTCGCCGAACTGGCGTCGGTCAGGGAACTCTGCGTCAAAATGGACTCGGACAAGGAAATCTCTGCCCGCCAGCTTTTGCACATGGGCATGGAACTGGAGAGG
- the LOC144062102 gene encoding uncharacterized protein LOC144062102 isoform X2 — protein MDINKNSKWCKLRGRLHMLGYDHNLGEESAPLVEQLFSDLVHTTESLRESQRSTDKSEKESLNSDARLARENQALHLDLIMLRGEKAHVTKELKVYISKLDEDLVLLKSLNEQYLREIHSLEKDCKEKARLIRKLRRKDLNAEVQAVDGNNHAVSPPDDSDTNALFQGEVRKLKAQLENSQGHIHHLNIQIDELQETNNTLEEKLKGVRQKSSSKVAEITSKNHELCQEITVIRNLAKKLEQDKKLKLEKAEMKLQDLRVVIRKLQGVNKDLESQLNKDRTDSDLPEEHEQESRTDHQNDIHNGFTSQEFSDRDLLKSQLGDELGHLKEQNDKFEAMVDFLAAEKSRLEVKVQKMMSVEKVLVLELEGWRNKYGICGMDRLPSRLDAFVKSLEEERNHYRQEAEHYKNVCVSNRRSSPVIKQPDHQSSKAADEIRNLREELQLIEENLQQVTKEKVTLMEKLKKMRLQREALQLNTSEELPEEEHELSEEIIQEAKKDTLEEELGQEQLQPEQRDPTTSVDDLDQKEELSLAEEETQLLTAEKDSLVEKFQKKQLLCEQDTKEISELQKRLKLAEEKIQQLTGEKDAKMKKLKQIQEQDAASSAELTNLKEELHLAKQKISQVLTSKDPIMEELNQMKQEHAKQFSEASAEISKLKKELQQAEEKLQRLISEKGSPMEEFQQKQLQYEEHDTKTSAEKLKLEKKIKEAEDKLQQVKSEKDTQMEELKKIQLEHDEQHSKTCAEIVKLEEKLRLAEETIQQATEDKDGQMEELKVMQKSSSNKSDENSALKEKLGLAENKIQQLTEEMDSLMKELKQKNSSITSDEISNLKEKLRLAEEKIQELNKEKDQQEVEQVQHVDPSANAAAEVLKLKENLKLAEEKIQQLTEEKAKQEVEQLQHVDSSANAAAEVLKMKENLKLAEEKIQQVTEEKDQQEVQHLQHVQASANAAAEVLKMKENLKLAEEKIQQVTEEKDKLEAEHLQQVHASANAAAEVLKMKENVKLAEEKIQQLTEEKDKQEVEKKKQVQHFGPSANASAEVLKMKENLKLAEEKIQQVTEEKDKLEAEHLQHVHASANAAAEVLKMKESLKLAEEKIQHLTEEKDKQEVEVQRSANAAAEILKMKENLKLAEEKIQQVTEEKNKLEVEHLQQVHGSANAAAEVLKMKENLKLAEEKIQQLTKEKDKQEVEKKKQLQHVDPSANSAAEVLKLKEKLRQAEEKIQQLTEEKDRQELEQLQHVDPSANSAAEVLKLKGKLRQAERKIQQLIEEKNRQELEQLQHVDASANAAAEVFKLKEKLRIAEEKIQRVTAEKNSLREQLKGGLTSPLPYGCEQEIRILELQNAIHNVEQEKLELRSQIFALRDRELDARSAALVQNAEEAARQRQAASSLRRQQQQIQDAILDLRQMLSVKNDELQAAHSQMENLKHIIESLSQQVCQHKQEAEALRISFSALCIKKDVLQEDVVTKTKRLAVLQEQLGKKLEVEQKSREREMATQKILETHQEALLRLTRDNELIIGECRRLQDDVAGVTQEKQAAQVKMEEALREREELKQRVHSYVNTVSRIESILKTKDQENLNLAERFRTACSDVQEREQRLQQLKEFIGSMRLELVSSETERQRLHEALGRKERELEQHMQDLQTYKTQVATFAHGLSTLEEEVRVLQEEKVSLLAELASVRELCVKMDSDKEISARQLLHMGMELERATTRQEDALTEAVLLKEHLASEKLAVRNMEAMLSASRQEMFQAHRVAREKEAELKALRHRLTVADNKILAHTREVTNLSEKVTQLQTKMEVLSSKVLERDALQDTPLQDISFRPLRASSPVDRPAAPRQSPPDSSNQEQELSSGPT, from the exons ATGGAtatcaacaaaaacagcaaatggtGCAAACTGAGGGGTCGCCTGCACATGCTGGGCTACGATCACAATCTTGGCGAAGAGTCTGCGCCACTtgttgaacaacttttcag TGATCTGGTCCACACCACCGAAAGCCTGCGCGAATCCCAACGATCAACAGACAAGTCGGAGAAAGAAAGCCTGAACAGTGATGCCCGCCTGGCCCGGGAAAACCAAGCGCTCCACCTTGACCTCATAATGTTGAGGGGCGAGAAGGCCCACGTGACCAAAG AGTTGAAGGTTTACATCTCGAAACTGGACGAAGACCTCGTTTTACTGAAGTCTTTGAACGAGCAGTATTTACGCGAGATCCACAGCCTGGAGAAGGACTGCAAAGAAAAGGCCAGGCTCATCCGTAAACTGCGTCGGAAAGATTTGAACGCGGAGGTGCAGGCAGTAG ATGGAAACAATCATGCTGTGTCCCCGCCTGACGATTCGGACACAAACGCCCTGTTTCAGGGGGAAGTCAGAAAATTAAAAGCACAGCTGGAAAATTCTCAAGGGCACATACATCACTTAAATATCCAA ATTGATGAACTGCAAGAGACTAATAACACACTGGAAGAGAAGCTGAAGGGAGTGCGGCAAAAGTCCTCCAGCAAAGTGGCCGAGATCACCTCCAAGAACCACGAACTGTGTCAAGAGATCACCGTCATCCGCAACCTAGCTAAGAAGCTGGAGCAGGATAAGAAGCTGAAGTTGGAAAAGGCCGAAATGAAATTGCAAGATCTGAGA GTTGTTATCCGGAAGCTACAGGGAGTCAATAAAGATTTGGAAAGTCAGCTGAATAAAGACAGAACG GATTCAGATCTCCCAGAAGAACATGAACAAGAGTCGAGGACTGACCATCAGAATGACATTCACAAT GGATTTACATCTCAGGAATTTTCCGACCGGGACTTACTAAAATCCCAACTTGGAGATGAGTTGGGGCATCTAAAAGAGCAGAATGACAAATTCGAGGCAATGGTGGATTTCCTGGCGGCAGAGAAAAGCAGGCTGGAGGTCAAAGTGCAGAAGATGATGTCCGTTG AGAAAGTCTTGGTGCTGGAATTGGAGGGCTGGCGGAACAAATACGGCATTTGCGGAATGGATCGCTTGCCGTCGCGTCTGGACGCCTTCGTCAAGAGTTTGGAAGAGGAAAGGAATCATTATCGTCAGGAGGCTGAACACTATAAAAACGTTTGCGTTTCCAACAGGCGGAGCAGTCCCGTAATTAAG CAACCTGACCACCAAAGCTCAAAAGCGGCCGATGAAATTCGGAACCTGAGAGAGGAGCTCCAGCTCATAGAAGAAAACCTccagcaagtgacaaaagaaaaagtcactcTGATGGAAAAATTGAAG AAAATGCGGCTGCAGCGCGAGGCACTCCAACTAAATACGTCAGAAGAGCTCCCGGAAGAGGAGCACGAGCTGTCAGAAGAAATAATCCAAGAggcaaaaaaagacacattggAGGAGGAACTTGGG CAAGAGCAGCTGCAACCCGAGCAGCGTGACCCGACCACGTCTGTTGATGATCTGGACCAGAAAGAGGAGCTAAGCCTGGCAGAAGAAGAAACTCAGCTGTTGACAGCTGAAAAAGACTCACTCGTGGAAAAGTTTCAG AAAAAGCAGCTGCTATGTGAGCAAGACACCAAAGAAATATCCGAACTCCAGAAGCGACTCAAATTGGCAGAAGAGAAAATCCAGCAGCTGACGGGTGAAAAagatgcaaaaatgaaaaaattgaaG CAAATACAAGAGCAGGATGCAGCATCATCTGCTGAACTCACAAACCTGAAAGAAGAGCTGCACCTGGCAAAGCAAAAAATCTCACAGGTGTTGACTTCCAAAGATCCAATAATGGAGGAACTGAAT CAAATGAAGCAGGAACATGCAAAGCAATTCTCGGAGGCCTCTGCTGAAATCTCAAAACTTAAAAAGGAGCTCCAACAGGCAGAAGAAAAGCTTCAGCGGTTGATTTCTGAAAAAGGATCACCGATGGAGGAATTTCAG CAAAAGCAGCTGCAGTACGAGGAGCATGATACAAAAACATCCGCTGAGAAGTTGAAACTGGAAAAGAAGATCAAAGAGGCAGAAGACAAACTCCAGCAGGTGAAATCTGAAAAAGACACACAGATGGAAGAATTGAAG AAAATTCAGCTGGAACACGACGAGCAGCACTCAAAAACCTGTGCGGAAATCGTAAAACTGGAAGAGAAACTCAGACTGGCAGAAGAAACAATACAGCAGGCGACGGAAGACAAAGACGGACAGATGGAGGAATTGAAGGTTATG CAAAAGAGCAGTTCAAATAAATCTGACGAAAACTCAGCGCTGAAAGAGAAGCTCGGActggcagaaaataaaatacagcagtTGACTGAAGAAATGGACTCACTTATGAAGGAATTGAAA CAAAAAAACAGCTCAATCACATCTGATGAAATCTCGAACCTAAAAGAGAAGCTCAGACTGGCAGAAGAAAAAATCCAAGAGTTGAACAAAGAAAAAGACCAACAGGAAGTCGAG CAGGTGCAACATGTTGATCCAAGCGCAAATGCAGCTGCTGAAGTTCTTAAATTGAAAGAGAATCTTAAACTGGCAGAAGAAAAAATTCAGCAGTTGACCGAAGAAAAAGCCAAGCAGGAAGTTGAg cagctgcaACATGTTGATTCAAGCGCAAATGCAGCTGCTGAAGTTCTTAAAATGAAAGAGAATCTTAAACTGGCAGAAGAAAAAATCCAGCAGGTGACCGAAGAAAAAGACCAACAGGAAGTCCAG CACCTGCAACATGTTCAGGCAAGCGCAAATGCTGCTGCTGAAGTTCTTAAAATGAAAGAGAATCTTAAACTGGCAGAAGAAAAAATTCAGCAGGTGACCgaagaaaaagacaaactgGAAGCTGAG CACCTGCAACAAGTTCACGCAAGCGCAAATGCAGCTGCTGAAGTTCTTAAAATGAAAGAGAATGTTAAACTGGCAGAAGAAAAAATTCAGCAGTTGACCGAAGAAAAAGACAAGCAGGAAGTTGAG aaaaaaaagcaggtgCAACATTTTGGTCCAAGCGCAAATGCATCTGCTGAAGTTCTTAAAATGAAAGAGAATCTTAAATTGGCAGAAGAAAAAATCCAGCAGGTGACCgaagaaaaagacaaactgGAAGCTGAG CACCTGCAACATGTTCACGCAAGCGCAAATGCAGCTGCTGAAGTTCTTAAAATGAAAGAGAGTCTTAAACTGGCAGAAGAAAAAATTCAGCACTTGACCGAAGAAAAAGACAAGCAAGAAGTTGAG GTTCAGAGAAGCGCAAATGCAGCTGCAGAAATTCTTAAAATGAAAGAGAATCTTAAATTGGCAGAAGAAAAAATCCAGCAGGTGAccgaagaaaaaaacaaactggaaGTTGAG CACCTGCAACAAGTTCACGGAAGCGCAAATGCAGCTGCTGAAGTTCTTAAAATGAAAGAGAATCTTAAACTGGCAGAAGAAAAAATTCAGCAGTTGACCAAAGAAAAAGACAAGCAGGAAGTTGAG aaaaaaaagcagctgcaACATGTTGACCCAAGCGCAAATTCAGCTGCTGAAGTTCTTAAACTGAAAGAGAAGCTCCGACAGGCAGAAGAAAAAATCCAGCAGTTGACAGAAGAAAAAGACAGACAGGAACTTGAG cagctgcaACATGTTGACCCAAGCGCAAATTCAGCTGCTGAAGTTCTTAAACTGAAAGGGAAGCTCAGACAGGCGGAAAGAAAAATCCAGCAGTtgatagaagaaaaaaacagacaggaACTTGAG caGCTGCAACATGTTGACGCAAGCGCAAATGCAGCTGCTGAAGTTTTTAAACTGAAAGAGAAGCTTAGAATAGCAGAAGAAAAAATCCAGCGGGTGACGGCTGAAAAAAACTCTCTGAGGGAGCAATTGAAG GGCGGCCTGACTTCCCCGCTGCCGTACGGATGTGAACAGGAAATCAGGATTCTCGAACTGCAGAATGCCATTCACAAT GTGGAGCAGGAGAAACTGGAGCTGCGTTCGCAGATTTTTGCTCTACGGGACCGTGAACTCGATGCTCGTTCTGCTGCGCTGGTGCAGAATGCGGAGGAGGCGGCGCGGCAGAGACAAGCAGCCTCAAGTCTTAG GCGGCAACAACAGCAGATTCAGGATGCAATTTTGGACCTCCGACAAATGCTGTCTGTAAAGAATGATGAGTTACAAGCCGCTCACTCCCAGATGGAAAACCTGAAACACATAATCG AGTCGCTGAGTCAGCAGGTTTGCCAGCACAAGCAGGAAGCCGAGGCTCTTCGCATTTCTTTCTCGGCGTTGTGCATAAAAAAGGACGTCCTGCAGGAGGACGTGGTGACCAAGACCAAGAGGCTGGCGGTTCTCCAGGAGCAGCTCGGCAAGAAG CTGGAGGTGGAACAGAAAAGCCGGGAGAGGGAGATGGCCACTCAGAAGATTCTGGAAACCCATCAGGAGGCACTTTTGCGACTCACAAGAGACAACGAATTGATCATCGGCGAATGCAGGAGGCTGCAGGATGACGTGGCCGGCGTGACGCAGGAGAAGCAA GCTGCACAGGTGAAGATGGAGGAGGCTTTACGTGAGCGGGAGGAGCTAAAACAGAGAGTCCATTCTTATGTCAATACGGTGTCCAGGATTGAGAGCATCTTGAAGACAAAG GACCAGGAGAACCTAAACCTTGCGGAGCGCTTCCGTACAGCCTGCTCGGACGTGCAAGAGCGGGAGCAGCGGCTGCAGCAGTTGAAGGAATTCATCGGCTCCATGCGCCTGGAGCTCGTCTCATCCGAGACGGAACGCCAGCGCCTGCACGAAGCCCTCGGGCGCAAGGAGCGAGAGCTTGAGCAG CACATGCAGGACTTGCAGACGTACAAGACGCAAGTGGCGACATTCGCCCACGGGTTGTCCACACTGGAAGAGGAGGTCCGCGTACTTCAGGAGGAGAAAGTGTCTCTCCTCGCCGAACTGGCGTCGGTCAGGGAACTCTGCGTCAAAATGGACTCGGACAAGGAAATCTCTGCCCGCCAGCTTTTGCACATGGGCATGGAACTGGAGAGG